A region of the Scatophagus argus isolate fScaArg1 chromosome 6, fScaArg1.pri, whole genome shotgun sequence genome:
gtttttacttcagtattAGAAATATCTGCCTTTCCATGGCATTCGTCTATTTTGTCCCTTTTAGTATGATTCACCTGTAGTTCTGCCAGTGTTCCCTCATGAGAGATGGACCTTTCCTCAGACTCATTCACAGTGCCAGTGGAAATATCATGTGGAGAATTTAGTAATAATTCATCATCCATAGTATTGAGTCCCCCCTCAGAATCTAAGAGTTCCTGCTCAACCCCTTCACATCCACTAGTGGTGACAATACTAACTTCCTCCGTGTTGTCTTCTGCCTGGGTAATATCAGAAGTTACAATAACCTGATTTGTTTCTAAATCTGAAATAGCTGTCTTTGTTGGACAGACATCTTCATAAAGCTTCCCGCCACTTTGGTCCTCTATGACTTCATCCAACTGAGATTTAGAACAAGCTTCAAAAATTATGTCCTCTGGACCTTCCACTGTGCTATGCTGAATAGGATTTAatttttcttgctcttcttctttcaaAGGTGCTGCTTCCTGGCTGCCTACACTTCCTTCTGTGCTATCATGCGTTTCACTATTTACAAGGTCTATGTGGTCCAAAGTAAAAGCAGACTCCTCTCTTTGAGGCGATGTTGTTGTCTCTTCATTCTCTTTGTCTGTATTAACAAAATCAGTGACATCTGATCCAGGTAGGAAATCTTCTGTGGTACACATTTTAGTGACCGTAGATAAATTTTCCTCAAGAAAACCTTCACAGGGAACACAGTTTTCTTGCTGTTCTGACTGTGGGGCCTTagcttcttcctctgtgttctcTTGCATGTTCTGGCTTGATGAAACTTCAGCAAAGTGTTTCAGTTGATCAGGGACAATTTTGTCCATTGTATCTCCCAGTTTCTTAGCCACAGGGTCAGAATGGTCAGAAGATTTCTGTAATACATCTGGTACTGGTAATGATTTCACAGTATCTTCTTCAAGATTTTCAACTGAAtcagatttttgtgtttgattctCTTGGATACCATAATTGTCTTCAAATGCACTTTGAACCACCTCACTTAGATCCTCATGATCAATTATGGTGTGGTGCTCTGATGTGTAGGTGATCTCGTCACCAGATGTCTTTTCTTCAGTTGCATCAGCTTGCAAATTCTCCTTTTCATCCTTTAAAAGACTTTTCATCATCACCTGTTCCTTTGAAGATAGATTCATTTGAATGGTTTTAGCAGTAACAACAGTATTTACAGCATTAATTGTCTTGTCTTCCTTTGGTAAATCTATTCTACATGCTTTTTGAATACCACTGGCATCTGCTGTTTGTTCCAATGGAGGAATACCATGGAACTGGTTTACACCGACCTGCCTAATACTGGTTGGAATTTGGCCAGCATGACTGATTTCTGTATTCATTGCCCTATGTCTCATTCCCATTTGTGGCTGCCCAACAGTGACCAGCCCTAATCCCATCTGCCCAGGCTGCCCAGCCCATGTTTGCCCCAAATTTCCATTTACTGCAACAACAACCCCCCTTTTAGCAACAGTATGCCCTTGCAGAATAGCATACGTACTCCCACGGGCTGCTGGGCCTAACACCCCCTGAGGGGGAGCAGCCTCTTTTACCAGGATAGCACCTCTGGGTAAAGTACCCTGAGATGAGCCTGGGTCTACCCCATCTGCCTCACCTGGACTACTCTTATCCTTGACTAATGTGTAATTATCATCGGGATTTGGCCCGACCATTTTCCAGCCATCCATGGGGACTGAGCTATGAGACACACCTGAGCTCACAGGTAGCAACAGGGTGGGTCTGACTGGGTTGGTAGGGCTGGCAGGACTTTGGGGACTCTCAATGCCCTGGATAACTAGACTAGAAGTAGAGACTTGGGGTCCACTGATTAAGAGTCCAGAAGGACTCTGGGGCCCACTGATTGCAAGTCCAGAAGAAGGACTCTGGGGCCCACTGACTACGAGTCCAGAAGAAGGACTCTGGGGTCCACTGATTACGAGTCCAGAAGAAGGACTCTGGGGCCCTCTGACTACATACAGGCCAGAAAAATTGGCTTGATGGGTCCCGTCTGCCAGCAGAACCGTATTCTGAAGCTGTGGTTGAACTACATAGTGCATGGGCTGTAGTACAGTGCTAGCAGTGTAGTAAACTGGCTGCTGTTGTAGTACCACTGTCTGATGGGGAAGAGTAGCAGGCTGACTGATGTTAGAGGAATGACTGATGTTAGTAACCTTGGAACAAGGCAGTGTGGATGGCAGGGCAGTACTTACAGTACTGACAGATGATTTGGAGTTGTTAGTAGATGACAcaactgtctctgtcttcacatCAGTATGTTTTGTCTTGACACTTTGCTCAATTTTAGGCTTAACAACTGGTTCAACAAGATTAACTGTGGTTTTGACAGTGCTGGATGCTTTGTGTTCCAAGGAAGGTTTAGGTGTTGATGCCGTAGGGAAACAGATTTCAGCCAGAGTCTTGAACTTTGGCCCGAGATCACTGAGGAACTGCAGGTCGTCGTTAGACTCCAGGAGGCTGCAGCAGCCCAGTGAGCCAGCAAAGGAGCCCTCACCCTCATAATCATACTGCAACAGACCATCTTTCACTGGCACTGCACATCCGGATTTCTGTTATAGGTGAAGAAAGTGCACAAACAATGGTGTCAATaaagtatgaaaatatattttgtatgtaaaaGATCGGATGAGAAAGCCAGCTGCATGAAAAGCTAACATAGTACCTGTGAGTAGTAATCATTGAGGAAGGCATCAGGCAGGGCTATATCCTCATACAGGGATGTCATGTGTTGGACGCCAAGTGTTTGtctgctaaatgttccactgcTATTGCCATAGTTGAACGATTCCCTTGAAATCCCATAGGCTTTGTCAACCTCCATCAAAGTTTGGGTGGTTTCTTCAAACCTCTGCACAGATTTGTTGTAGCTTGCTGTCATGTGATGGGTTTCTGTGATTCTTGAAGGAACAGCGTTGAAGTTTGGTGCTGGTGCCATCTCAACTTTTTTTTGGGTACCCAGAATCTGAGGGATACTTTGGAGTGGCACTTCCTAAAACGTGAGGAAGAAATCAAGTGTAACTTAGTGACATACATCTATGATATATTTTGACTTGGCAATATGTTTGTGGTGTCAGAACAAGCATATAATGTCAAATAGGGCTCAAAAGACATTAGGCTGCATACCATAAAATCGTCACAAGcagctgtatttttaaatgcacaccTTTAAGGATGTcacatgttttaaatataaGAATTTAACCCCTCACTGAAAGTGATTGCAACAAGTTTCTTAACCATTCATCCCACTCAACCACTGACatactatgtagacaaaaggtATTGGTAAGAGACAGTGAGGTTGGGCTaggtcccttacttccagtgaaaggaaatcttaatgcttcagcatgcccaaacattttggacaatgctatgcttccaactttgtgagAAAAATTTGGGGAGTTTCTATTCTAGCATGACTGAAGCAAAGTCCCTAAAGccatggttgaatgagtttggtgtggaagaacttgattgggCACAGAGCCATGACCTCAACTCTTTtgaacacctttgagatgaacagaaatagagattgtgagccaagcTTTTTTGTCCatcatcagtgcctgacctcaccTTTGcactactgcatgaatgggcaaaaaatcttACAGAAAcaatcttatggaaagccttcccagaagaagGCTGCAAATctgtctatatatttagaatgcaatattATTAAAGTCACTGTTGATGCTATGGTCACGTGTCCCAAGACTTTTGTCCATTTACTGTATAAAGATGCACAACGCATCTCAACTTTCTCCCACTgcacaaaaatgacatcaaaatatcccagatatgAGTGCTGTCACCATGCACTGTTGACATCATTTGGAACCAAAGCCTGTACAATAGTGATCAGGcaatagcatcaaataactaattacaACCAAActtatcagcaaaatgtacacTTGAATATACATCAGtgtgacaaaaaacacatttgggaaaaatgtatttgaagtgTACTGTGAGGGGACAaggtttatgacctgtactgcaggCAGCCAGTAGAAAGTCAAGTagtttggcttcacttttggagAGTTGACATGTCCATCTTTATGTAGTGATTGTATCTAACTAATAGGTGGAAGCTAATTTGGTATAACTTTTGACATACTGTCGGAGTGATTCTAAATAGGATGTCATAGTATAGGCCCACTGTGTTTcgtgatttattttcatgactaaaaacatttcaaaatcaatATTCCCTCTGTTTAATTCTCAGATCAAATCATGGAAGTGTTGGAATAATAATTTTCGTCATGAGCATGTGGTGTTATGGTTTGATCATATTCTAAATTTGTAGTGGACCCAATCACATTGCTTGGTCCAAGCTACTTGTACAATTGTCTGCGACAGTAGTAGCCTATATGATTTTCCTGTGACCCAACATACTGCATTAGACCACCTTTCCCCTCTGTCATTGTCACTTTGTTtctacacagacattaatattaGATAATACTAGATTTAAATGTGATTCTGTATATTGATAAACTACAATAAAAAGGGTGAGGtatcctgaaaaagaaaacaaatattccaGCCAACCTTATCCTCGCCTCTGCCCTCAGTGTGGTAGGATATGAGGTGTTCTTTGGCATCAAATGGCAGTTCACTAAATTGGTCAGGAAAGATAGTGCCTGCTCCTCCACACTGAcagaacagcagaagaagagggatgACTGCAGAGAGAACCAAAACAATCAGATCAATGTAAAGCAATTTGAAGTTACACTCAAAGGTATTTTTTGGCTTCTGGTGCTGAGGTCTTCTAATTGTAAGAGACACACCCACAAAAATGAGATATTCAAAATTAGCAATGTAATTTTATGCAACAGTGATGAGAATAGATCGTACTTATGCAATACAAAGCATAGTTAGATATGCATTAGTAATTGATCTATCAAAAGACTGCTTGTCTTAAACTGGTTTTGTGTTGATAAAACGATGCAGTAAAGCATATTCACATGTTCTCTATAGCTCAACTTACACAGCAGTAAGCATATTCCCATAAGCAGCAAGCCAATGGCTGGGGCAGAGAGCTCAGATGAAGTAGTCGTTAGTCTGGCAGCCATTAAGCTGCAGTCCTCTGTTTCCTGGCAGGTACAAACATTCACAGTGAAAACCTCATCGGCTGGGCAAGACAGACCCTGAGCGTCCGACACCTTCACCTGGAGCTCATAGAAGCCAGGCCACAAGTTCTCACGGGAGTGAAGAGCAGCAGTTGTCTCTAGTGACAAGAAGATTGGATTAAAGGGCTGTCAAACTCACACTGTATTGTCACTCTATTacagattaagattttttttctttacatttggcTAACACATTTATGTGAAGTGACTTGTAATTAGTgcatttaaaagatttaaaagataAGCAGTCCTAACAATCATCACACATCAGAGTGTCACTAATACAAAGCTACTTTATTATTTAAGtcttcacaaagaaaaaacctccaaaagtaaacaaaatacaaagGAAAACATTGCAGATCCAAAAATACTCAGTTGCTTTGTAGTAAGCTTCTGCCTTTCCCTCAGCAGATAGTCAGTCATACTTAAAGATAAGGGAGGGGCACTTGGGGtggccaataaaaaaaaatcacaacaatcACTAAtacaagaagacagaaagaaaacagtttgtgcCTGATTTTGTGACTAACCCTTTACCACATTTTCTTACCATTGATGACTTCTATGTCCCAGCTGCCTCGTGTCCCATCAGGAATGATTGTGAACTTGAATGGAGCAGCATTGGGGCTAACATCCTCATCAACGGCAgtaacaaaaacagtttttttatcAGAACACAGACTGCTGTGAGTGGTGGTCAGGGTGGGACAGTGGTCATTGGCGTCAGTGACTTGGATGGCTATTGTTCCCGTGGCTGTCTTTGATGGCATGTCTGAGGATTACAGCAGCTTAGTTTGTCAAATGGCACACGGACTGTATGACCAACACCACAAAGACCCAGTAATGTAAGGGAATTACTGCAGCTTTACACAAAATCAATCACTTAAACATAAGTCATCTGCCTTAAACTGCTGTTATGGAGTCCTGTTGAAACTGGCAATGGATGTACATTATTTTGCCCGTGGGCTTTTTGTCATTCTTTGCCTGACACACCTGGAGTCACAAACTGGTTTGGTGCGTTCTGTCAGagatttacattttagaaattATCTCTGGCAATTATGTATATGAATTgcaaaacaaactcataaacATACAGATAATAAATCATACTGACAGGaaaatgatgaattaattaGAGTCCTTCAGGAAAGGCAAAGGAAATCTATCAGGCGAAAAGAAATGAAGCACTGCAGATGGTTGGAGATGGACAAATGGTATTACCTTTGGATATGGCCAGAATCTTGGCAATGTATGTACCATTTACCAAGAATGGTGACTCTCTATCTGGATCCTTGTTGAGTTTAATCTCGGCTGTCTCTTCATCTATTGTAAACCAGTTGTCTGGATCGTAGGCTTTGGCATAACTGGAACGCAACAAatataagagaaaagaaataaaaacactgaagaaaagcAATAATAAGAAACAATCAACTGTTAAACCAAAAGTAGTGATCTGGTTAAAGTAAACTTTAATTTGGCAAGAAACAATCACTTTCTTGCACAATTAGAGGTTAGAAGTTTGGTGCTACTCTCAGGCAAGTAACAGTTAGCTTAAAGTTATGACTGAAAGCATGGGAAAACAGTAAGCCTGGCTCGGGCcaaagttaaaaaacaacacCTATCAAACTAATATCAACAGTAAACTATCTAACACCCTAAACTAATTGATTCTTGGCTCTACTTTGTATGCACACAGGAGAGTCATATCAATGAATCTTCTTGTCCAGctcaaagaaaaaatacaagtaaatgaATTTTTCCTTTAAGTATCCTTTTGTTACATTGTTACCAAGCTATTGGTATAGCTTCATGGATAGCAACAACAATCAGTGGATAAACCACTTTGGTCCAAGctaaaagtaagtaagtataTATGGTAAGCATATATATACCGGTACTTATACTTAAACAGTTTGTCCtgtttctggggaaaaaaacaaaacaaaaccataaatTACCATAGTTATGTTTATAGATGCTCTTTAACTATGTAATTATGAACTATTTTTCATAATCTGACTATTTTCTTCAGTTGTTAGTCAATTAATGTAACCTGACATCCTAGAACAAATTTGTATCTTAATAATACAATACAGTAGGTACTTGTGTAAGTTTTGACCCTGCAAATCAAAAATTCTGGGCATCCCTGATCCAAACTAACATGGTGAACATGTTAACCATGACAAACATCAGTATGTCAAACATCAGTGCCTATAAGTACAACCTCACAGAGCTAGTTTAGCTGTAGACTTTTTAAAGCGCTGCTGCAACCTGCAGCTTGACTAACCTTACATCTTCAGCTGGTTTTCCTGTGTCTGGGTCAACAGCAGTAAACACTGTGATCACACCATCCTCTGGTTGATCATTTGGATCTTCTGATACAGGAACATTCTTGGTGTCAGGTATGAATGCTGGGCCCTCTGGCATATTATTCACTGCAATCTTGATAGGGTAGCTTTTCTCTGGAGTATCTGGCTTTGGCCCCGGCCCTGGTTTGATGCCAGGTTTCAGTCCAGCATCCACTCCAACCCCACCTCCAGGCCCAAGGCTTGTACCCACATCTGCACCTACATTTGCTCCTGCATTCAACCCCATTTCTACCCCTGCATCTGCACCTGCACCCGCACCCGCACCCGCACCCGCACccgctccagctccagctccagcaccagcaccagcaccagcaccagcaccagcaccagctccagctccagcagccaAAGGATCACCCTCTCCAACCTGAACGCCTACATCCATCAATACAGATTCACCCGTCACAAAAGGAGCAACATTCTCAATGAGCAGACTAAGCTCAAGATTCTGGACTTCTTCAAAATCCACAGGCTGTTTGGTTGGAAAGTAAATAATATTGAGAGagaagacagtgagagaaaagacaCAGCAAACAAATGTTAGAGACCTACCTAACACTAGTtacagtaattaaaatgaaaataaagtacCATGATATTTAAATTCATATCACATAAGTCTAAATACCTTGATCAGCTTCAGGATGCCCTCATTTGTATCTTTGTCTGTGTCAATAGAGAAGAGATTGTCCTCATTTCCTTTGACGATGGTAAAGACAGCCAGCCAGTTGTCAGTGTGGACAAGGTCTTTGTCCAGAGCTTTGATTCTCATCACAACAACATCATGAGTATTTTCATCCACTGAGCCTGTGTACTGTAAACAGAACAAGATTCCTCTTTAACATTTAATCAGCAGTGATGACCAGTAATGTTTTGGTTTCCTGaagtgaaaatgacatttcaacATATTAAAGTATTATAATAGTTTAAATGTCAATTTAAAACATCTGTAAAACAATTTACACAATTTTCACATGTAACAATTGACTAGTAAATCTCATTTACAGAAATCTTATATATCAGCAATTCTGTTTTTACTGGTAAGCTGAATTTTCacatgttgaaaatgcattgtGACTAGAACCATCTGAAACTATTTCAGATATGTCACCATTATGACTAGTGGGAATTCTGGAAATGGGAGATTATGGAGATTAGATTTTTGTGTTAAATATACTGTTGCCAAAGGTGAAGAATTAACTTTTATTCTCAAATATTTGAAGTAGATCCACTAAACTATGTGCTTTTAGTTCAGCGCATGCTGACATGACAGGTTCTTGTCCAAACTTCTGGAAGAACACATTATGCATGAATTAGAAGAAGTAATGAGTATTGAAGTATGAGTTGGATAATGGAGGTGAAGAGTTCTAACAGATAGTTTGCCCTATGAATTAGTACGTTTATTATGACTTAGGCCTTTTGCAGGTAGGCAGGCTGACAAATGATGCAATTAAGTTGTATTATGTAGTATTCACTGTTTGTGGACCTTGAACCACAACCTGATTCCTAAAAAGTTGGGATGTTGTGCAAAATAtaactcaaaacaaaatgcaattttatatctatatatacacaactgagcctttcgaggatgtTCCTTTCATATCCAGTCGTGATCCTGTCTCCTGTTACCATTGAACCTGTTTACCTATGGATTGTTCCCAACAGGTATTTCTTTTTTGAACACTTCTCAACTTTCTCAGCCATTTGTTGCCAACTTGTCCCAATTGCttgcatcaaattcagaataagcatatatttacaaagtACCATAGAGTACCAAGTACCATAGATGAGGCTGTTTATAAGGACacatgtaattaaaaacat
Encoded here:
- the LOC124060791 gene encoding uncharacterized protein LOC124060791, with the translated sequence MARLSLAEVGLLLLLMLALMLSSDAREKRSKTLRRTKREWILPPAKLTENTDYTQREFIAKIRSDKDKYAKVDYFLSGPGADKEPFNLFVVDPDTGFVRITALVDREKYPFFNLTGAARYKNGTEAEQNIPLAVTILDENDNAPYFELHAGNITEASKEGTFVMQIEGKDDDQAGTVNSEISYSIVSQEPEGKGHMFTIDQSTGKLYVKEPTLDRETVDFYKLVIKGTDLAGAAGGLTGTGTVEIKVLDINDNVPTLEQSEYTGSVDENTHDVVVMRIKALDKDLVHTDNWLAVFTIVKGNEDNLFSIDTDKDTNEGILKLIKPVDFEEVQNLELSLLIENVAPFVTGESVLMDVGVQVGEGDPLAAGAGAGAGAGAGAGAGAGAGAGAGAGAGAGAGAGADAGVEMGLNAGANVGADVGTSLGPGGGVGVDAGLKPGIKPGPGPKPDTPEKSYPIKIAVNNMPEGPAFIPDTKNVPVSEDPNDQPEDGVITVFTAVDPDTGKPAEDVSYAKAYDPDNWFTIDEETAEIKLNKDPDRESPFLVNGTYIAKILAISKDMPSKTATGTIAIQVTDANDHCPTLTTTHSSLCSDKKTVFVTAVDEDVSPNAAPFKFTIIPDGTRGSWDIEVINETTAALHSRENLWPGFYELQVKVSDAQGLSCPADEVFTVNVCTCQETEDCSLMAARLTTTSSELSAPAIGLLLMGICLLLFIPLLLLFCQCGGAGTIFPDQFSELPFDAKEHLISYHTEGRGEDKEVPLQSIPQILGTQKKVEMAPAPNFNAVPSRITETHHMTASYNKSVQRFEETTQTLMEVDKAYGISRESFNYGNSSGTFSRQTLGVQHMTSLYEDIALPDAFLNDYYSQKSGCAVPVKDGLLQYDYEGEGSFAGSLGCCSLLESNDDLQFLSDLGPKFKTLAEICFPTASTPKPSLEHKASSTVKTTVNLVEPVVKPKIEQSVKTKHTDVKTETVVSSTNNSKSSVSTVSTALPSTLPCSKVTNISHSSNISQPATLPHQTVVLQQQPVYYTASTVLQPMHYVVQPQLQNTVLLADGTHQANFSGLYVVRGPQSPSSGLVISGPQSPSSGLVVSGPQSPSSGLAISGPQSPSGLLISGPQVSTSSLVIQGIESPQSPASPTNPVRPTLLLPVSSGVSHSSVPMDGWKMVGPNPDDNYTLVKDKSSPGEADGVDPGSSQGTLPRGAILVKEAAPPQGVLGPAARGSTYAILQGHTVAKRGVVVAVNGNLGQTWAGQPGQMGLGLVTVGQPQMGMRHRAMNTEISHAGQIPTSIRQVGVNQFHGIPPLEQTADASGIQKACRIDLPKEDKTINAVNTVVTAKTIQMNLSSKEQVMMKSLLKDEKENLQADATEEKTSGDEITYTSEHHTIIDHEDLSEVVQSAFEDNYGIQENQTQKSDSVENLEEDTVKSLPVPDVLQKSSDHSDPVAKKLGDTMDKIVPDQLKHFAEVSSSQNMQENTEEEAKAPQSEQQENCVPCEGFLEENLSTVTKMCTTEDFLPGSDVTDFVNTDKENEETTTSPQREESAFTLDHIDLVNSETHDSTEGSVGSQEAAPLKEEEQEKLNPIQHSTVEGPEDIIFEACSKSQLDEVIEDQSGGKLYEDVCPTKTAISDLETNQVIVTSDITQAEDNTEEVSIVTTSGCEGVEQELLDSEGGLNTMDDELLLNSPHDISTGTVNESEERSISHEGTLAELQVNHTKRDKIDECHGKADISNTEVKTSLQSASPILAYQEEGHVVDPNIISASNVIRQAQVELSNVATTLEQNLLTAKVSSHKKDVDNQQNVTAGSELDEDQFETDGDSISDGEKEEIVMGEGVSHESISNSDDQDEDSGRQVALSTSSQMEDKFISDDNITDEETNEGAVEETVSLEKQSVGLSDESEKEDASSASSLVDDTLISNNKQDIVEEEVLSVHQMSSISDEDETSETEDTSLRVSQLEHSLISDNEVEIVQLIELSVEQNASIADKAEETETEASGEGSPLEDQLISEVNIREGAKGQDIVEEEVLPVQQMSSISDEDEASETEDTSLTVSQLEHTLISDNEEQSVDSVELSVEQNASIMDDDEDIGIEAASGKGSPLDDQLISEDNIKDGTKVHEIVEEEVLPVNQMSSISDEDEASETEDTSLTVAQLEHTLISDNEEQFLELVELSAEQNASITDKDEEVGREAASGKSSPLGDQLILKDNIIETAKEQNIVEEKVLPVQQTSIVSDEANEKEDTPLTVSQVQYMLMSNDSVKISILDDQDVEREIEVISGTSSHVGEEGKSYQTLEEDSERLETECLEMNQMAVTSKMGKIQEMCSDVTTHQVIQGIDSSQIGDTTLDSPKTQDVISQELVGGTAMEGLDDMVTSSENIRSIRVATGQISKSSEDREGSGFILASGHFAEGETPHQNTDIIKTEESENPDFTPEKGKAEVSFDREREALGASGQVSQTYHSEIQEVNKTLSSVLETDPVSAETEAANFIATNEVAEGAGYLQITGEAAGVGTVGEGGSIDVSKAPYYMHEAEASGGQVSPVALQTVISQTPRNKSRKSQKDSIKSLQSPKSPSGRCKQQ